The Bifidobacterium eulemuris genome includes a window with the following:
- a CDS encoding GyrI-like domain-containing protein, with protein MPFDYKKEYKGLYQPKTKPAIVEVPRMSFVAVEGKGDPNEEGGDYQTTLQLLYGISFTIKMSKMSKNPDDRIDGYFDYVVPPLEGLWWMADDSAEDGMLAGVDYSRKSDFHWISMIRLPEFVTPDVFEHARERFAAKHPDADISRAFLFDFDEGTVAQVMHKGPYDDEPDTIAALDDYATEQGYTLDFSVSRHHHEIYLGDPRKGKPENLKTVIRHPVKPVV; from the coding sequence ATGCCGTTCGATTACAAGAAGGAATATAAGGGCCTGTATCAGCCGAAAACCAAGCCGGCGATCGTCGAGGTGCCGCGCATGAGCTTCGTGGCGGTCGAAGGCAAAGGCGACCCAAACGAGGAGGGTGGCGATTACCAGACCACGCTACAGCTGCTGTACGGCATTTCGTTCACCATCAAAATGAGCAAGATGTCCAAGAATCCCGATGACCGGATCGACGGTTATTTCGACTACGTGGTGCCGCCGTTGGAAGGCTTGTGGTGGATGGCCGACGACAGCGCCGAAGACGGTATGCTGGCCGGCGTCGACTATTCACGCAAATCCGATTTTCACTGGATCTCGATGATTCGACTGCCCGAATTCGTCACGCCGGACGTGTTCGAGCATGCGCGTGAGCGGTTCGCGGCCAAACATCCCGATGCGGATATCTCACGCGCGTTCCTGTTCGACTTCGACGAGGGCACCGTCGCGCAGGTCATGCACAAAGGTCCATACGACGACGAGCCCGACACCATCGCCGCCCTTGACGACTACGCCACCGAACAGGGGTACACGCTCGACTTCAGCGTCTCACGCCACCATCACGAAATCTATCTGGGCGATCCGCGCAAAGGCAAGCCCGAGAATCTCAAAACCGTAATCCGACACCCCGTGAAGCCCGTCGTATAA
- a CDS encoding DNA alkylation repair protein: protein MAVTSGDVLADLRGMADEKYRMFNAKLIPNIDLSTMLGVRIPQLRAYAKELLAADKANGLSVVAEFMDDLPHTVFEENMLHALLIGMTARTTDEAFDMLDGFLPFVDNWAVCDAISVKAFRSAKADADVIETKLREWAADERTYVVRYAVDTLMTDFLDDPRFRPDQLAVVAGIRSTEYYVNMARAWYCATALAKQWDAAITVFQPDAPPELRLDDWTHNKSIQKARESRRIPSDRKEYLAALKR from the coding sequence ATGGCAGTGACGAGTGGAGATGTTCTTGCTGATCTGCGGGGGATGGCGGATGAGAAGTATCGCATGTTCAATGCGAAGCTGATCCCGAATATCGACTTGTCGACGATGCTGGGTGTGCGGATCCCTCAACTTCGCGCGTATGCGAAAGAACTGTTGGCGGCCGACAAAGCCAACGGTTTGTCGGTGGTCGCTGAATTCATGGACGATCTTCCCCATACCGTATTCGAAGAGAACATGCTGCACGCGTTGCTGATCGGCATGACCGCCCGCACGACGGACGAAGCGTTCGATATGTTGGATGGATTTCTGCCGTTCGTGGACAATTGGGCCGTATGCGATGCGATATCGGTGAAGGCGTTCCGTTCCGCGAAGGCCGATGCCGACGTCATCGAAACCAAATTGCGCGAGTGGGCCGCCGACGAGCGCACCTATGTCGTGCGCTACGCTGTGGATACCTTGATGACGGATTTTCTTGATGACCCGCGTTTCCGCCCGGATCAATTGGCGGTGGTGGCGGGTATTCGTTCGACGGAATACTACGTGAATATGGCCCGCGCCTGGTATTGCGCCACGGCCCTGGCCAAGCAGTGGGACGCCGCCATTACCGTGTTCCAGCCCGATGCGCCGCCCGAGTTGCGTTTGGATGATTGGACCCACAACAAAAGCATCCAGAAAGCCCGCGAATCCCGCCGCATCCCATCTGACCGCAAGGAATACCTCGCCGCCCTCAAACGGTGA
- a CDS encoding GNAT family N-acetyltransferase: protein MAVRFTAPRRIELADDVSGFHSGKRLLDEWLMNHAFNALNRGTAVTYVSHDECGNLAGFYSLSANSVNRGDVHGGWLARNTPEQIPVILLGMLAIDERYQGQGLGWRLLLDAVERAMAASSQIGARALIVDPLDDDAASFYKHFGFSRLRDSTRMFAKLA from the coding sequence ATGGCTGTGAGGTTCACAGCGCCAAGGCGAATCGAACTGGCGGACGATGTATCCGGTTTTCACTCGGGCAAGCGGTTGTTGGATGAATGGCTGATGAACCATGCATTCAATGCGCTCAACCGCGGTACCGCCGTCACCTACGTGTCGCACGATGAGTGTGGGAACCTGGCTGGCTTTTATTCGCTGTCGGCCAACTCCGTGAATCGGGGTGATGTGCACGGCGGATGGTTGGCGCGTAATACGCCGGAACAGATTCCGGTTATTCTTTTGGGCATGCTTGCCATTGACGAGCGCTACCAAGGGCAGGGGCTGGGTTGGCGTCTGTTGTTGGACGCTGTTGAGCGCGCGATGGCTGCCTCATCGCAGATTGGTGCGCGAGCCTTGATCGTCGATCCGTTGGACGATGATGCCGCCTCATTCTATAAGCATTTTGGATTCTCTCGCTTGCGGGATTCGACGCGTATGTTCGCCAAACTGGCCTAA
- a CDS encoding RNA-binding domain-containing protein — protein MTPQELYAALSRGEDISTEFKRCGSRPERDTFETICSFANRQGGSVFLGVDDNGSILGVDAGQIREIERNIANVISNPNTFNATPSVEFERVETEQGIVLRLWIPIGPSIYRFKGEVFDRRGDADVRVRDDSQIMMMYMRKQNMYSERRIYPYIGMDDLRLDTLHLVRDLIEARNSDHPWLRLNDEEFLRSAKLYGKDRSTGAEGFTLAAAMLLGTDELISDICPAYKTDAIVRLRDTDRYDDRLIVKTNLVEAYDMLMKFAKQHLPDPFILEGDVTVSARDIICRELVSNMLIHREYANPFIAKLIIDKNGIRTENASRAMFEGEVTLSNFEPTPKNPTIADFFHQIGRADELGSGTRKLTKYSALYSGAVPYLHEGDVFVAQLQVPWNTQIGAESYDSVGKVPDSVGRVPDSVGRVPDSVGRVPDSVGKVPDKSSRQRQLVLDYLDAHEEITVAQAEVLLGVKQRRARDILNAMTRLGLVKRVGSARNTRYIAMG, from the coding sequence ATGACTCCGCAGGAACTTTATGCAGCGCTTTCTCGAGGAGAAGATATCTCCACCGAGTTTAAAAGGTGTGGCTCGCGGCCGGAACGAGACACATTTGAAACGATTTGTTCGTTTGCCAATCGCCAAGGCGGCAGTGTTTTCTTAGGCGTGGATGATAATGGCAGTATTCTTGGCGTCGATGCGGGCCAGATACGTGAAATCGAACGTAATATCGCCAATGTCATCAGCAATCCCAATACATTCAATGCCACGCCATCCGTCGAGTTCGAACGCGTCGAAACGGAACAAGGCATAGTTCTTCGATTGTGGATTCCGATTGGGCCCTCGATCTATCGCTTCAAAGGCGAAGTGTTTGACCGCCGAGGAGATGCGGATGTACGTGTTCGAGATGATTCGCAGATCATGATGATGTACATGCGTAAGCAAAATATGTACTCGGAACGGCGCATTTATCCTTATATTGGCATGGATGATTTGCGATTGGATACGCTTCATCTGGTGAGGGACCTTATTGAGGCGCGGAACAGTGACCATCCGTGGCTGCGTTTGAATGATGAAGAGTTTCTGCGCTCGGCGAAGTTGTATGGCAAGGACCGGTCAACCGGCGCTGAGGGTTTCACGCTTGCTGCGGCGATGTTGTTGGGAACGGATGAATTGATTTCAGATATTTGCCCTGCATACAAAACCGATGCCATTGTTCGTTTGCGCGATACGGACCGTTACGATGACAGACTTATCGTCAAAACAAATCTGGTGGAAGCCTATGACATGCTCATGAAATTCGCCAAGCAGCATCTGCCAGACCCGTTTATTCTTGAAGGTGATGTGACTGTCAGTGCGCGTGACATCATATGTCGAGAACTGGTGTCGAACATGCTGATTCATCGTGAATACGCGAATCCATTCATCGCCAAACTCATCATTGATAAGAACGGCATTCGCACTGAGAACGCAAGCAGGGCTATGTTCGAGGGAGAGGTCACGCTTTCGAATTTCGAACCTACTCCGAAGAACCCGACCATCGCGGATTTCTTCCATCAGATTGGACGTGCGGATGAATTGGGCAGCGGCACGAGGAAGCTCACGAAGTACTCCGCTCTTTACTCCGGCGCCGTTCCGTATCTTCACGAGGGAGATGTGTTCGTCGCGCAACTGCAGGTGCCGTGGAATACTCAGATTGGAGCGGAGTCATACGATTCCGTTGGGAAAGTGCCGGATTCCGTTGGGAGAGTGCCGGATTCCGTTGGGAGAGTGCCGGATTCCGTTGGGAGAGTGCCGGATTCCGTTGGGAAAGTGCCGGATAAATCCTCTCGCCAAAGGCAATTGGTTTTGGATTATCTTGATGCCCATGAGGAAATAACCGTTGCGCAGGCGGAGGTGTTGCTGGGCGTTAAGCAACGTCGTGCGCGTGACATATTGAATGCGATGACCCGGCTGGGTCTTGTGAAACGTGTCGGTAGTGCCCGCAACACTCGGTATATCGCGATGGGGTGA
- a CDS encoding arginase family protein has protein sequence MTTIRLLYPDHVSGGLDAYYFGANLMAHILPPNASQPLVKVDIAPPDGDEKPVDDGIYAKGEVLAGIKDAMAKLDVSDPDKIITIGGNCMVSQAPFDYLHVKYEHTGIIWIDAHPDVSTVRDGYPNAHAMVLGSLLGYGDPALSDLMRGPKFQPDEVLYVGLQGLHDYQQRFLDDVGVDYTVQTEEFVSNDEIRSFMERFDHILLHLDIDVLDEHLFHSTYFANPELVGDGSGGGKMTMEQLSDILHCITTQSDVVGLTIAEYLPFDEYKLHQMFSTIPLFTD, from the coding sequence ATGACCACAATCAGATTGCTGTATCCGGATCATGTGAGCGGCGGGTTGGACGCCTATTATTTCGGCGCGAACCTGATGGCGCATATTCTGCCGCCCAACGCCTCGCAGCCGCTGGTGAAGGTCGACATCGCCCCGCCCGACGGCGACGAGAAGCCAGTGGACGACGGCATCTATGCCAAAGGCGAAGTGCTGGCCGGCATCAAGGACGCGATGGCGAAACTCGACGTCTCGGATCCGGACAAGATCATTACCATCGGCGGCAACTGCATGGTTTCGCAAGCGCCGTTCGACTATCTGCATGTCAAGTATGAGCATACGGGCATCATCTGGATCGACGCACACCCGGACGTGTCCACCGTGCGGGACGGTTATCCGAACGCCCACGCGATGGTGCTTGGCTCGTTGTTGGGTTATGGGGACCCCGCGCTTTCCGACCTGATGCGCGGCCCCAAATTCCAACCTGACGAGGTTCTCTACGTCGGTTTGCAGGGATTGCACGATTACCAGCAGCGATTCCTGGACGATGTGGGCGTGGATTACACGGTGCAGACCGAAGAATTCGTATCGAACGACGAAATCCGTTCGTTCATGGAACGCTTCGACCATATTCTGCTGCATCTCGACATCGACGTGTTGGACGAGCATCTGTTCCATTCCACGTATTTCGCCAATCCCGAGCTTGTGGGCGATGGTTCCGGCGGTGGGAAGATGACCATGGAGCAGTTGAGCGACATCCTGCATTGCATCACTACCCAGTCCGATGTGGTCGGCCTGACCATCGCCGAATACCTGCCTTTCGACGAATACAAGTTGCATCAGATGTTCTCGACGATTCCGCTCTTCACCGACTGA
- a CDS encoding excinuclease ABC subunit UvrA, protein MADGRRIGGADHIEIRGARVNNLKHVDVDIPLNRLVAVAGVSGSGKSSLALDVLYAEGSRRYLDALSTYTRRRMSQAQRPQIDEARYLPPALALRQRPGVGGVRSTFGTMTELLNVLRLMFSRLAHHRCPNGHYHAPTIAVAAETPFFCDECGARIDAPGAEMLAFNSTGACPRCQGTGLVRDVDDTTLVPDDSLTIDEGAVLPWKMFGWRVQNDIAREFGVRTDVPFRDLTDKERDIVFNGPEEKKHIVVTSMKGVHELDFTFRNARLTVTKELERASDEKRLARVMRFVTEHTCPDCDGTRLSEAARWPLIDGINLAQATAMILEDALAWVRGVPAGLPDEMRPMGQALADTFEEMGQRLVQLGLGYLGLDRSGESLSTGERQRAQLARAVRNETTGVLYVLDEPSTGLHPANMEGLIGVMRDLLGDGNSVVFVDHDVNVLRAADHFIEMGPGAGVEGGRVIAQGSPAQIAADPNSRIAGFLDGREPALVRERRAASAAVVGSDEEASFGESAVRSKRKSGKEATDHGGDTRWLRMRTEAIHTVRPLDVAIPVGRLTAVTGVSGSGKTTMVLESLVPALQAAAEGRALPKHVDEIDAAGIDTVRIVDSTPIGVNVRSTLATYSGIMDLLRRAFAATDEARARGLALADFSYNTGSLRCPQCDGAGRVNLDVQFLPDVTIACPACEGTRYRDEVNGIRLAVGERCMTLPQILAMSVDALLDVFEGRAPRAADSAQATAAGSRKNATAPADKTNAHDAAGTTPADATRTDATRKRIAKALRTLHDLGLGYLTLGEDTPSLSGGEAQRLKLSNELGKKQRTSLFVLDEPTVGLHPLDVRTLIGVLQRLLDGGATIVVIEHDLDLIANADHVIDMGPGGGEQGGRIVATGSPERIAAVGESLTGRYLRACLG, encoded by the coding sequence ATGGCAGACGGGCGACGAATCGGCGGCGCGGATCACATCGAAATCCGCGGCGCACGCGTGAACAATCTCAAACACGTGGATGTGGACATCCCACTCAACCGATTGGTCGCCGTGGCGGGCGTCTCCGGCTCGGGCAAATCCTCACTCGCTTTGGACGTGCTTTACGCGGAGGGTTCGCGCCGCTATCTCGACGCATTGTCGACCTACACGCGCCGGCGCATGTCGCAGGCGCAACGCCCCCAGATCGACGAGGCGCGCTACCTGCCGCCGGCTCTGGCCCTACGGCAGCGGCCGGGCGTGGGCGGCGTGCGCTCCACCTTCGGCACGATGACCGAACTGCTCAACGTGCTGCGCCTCATGTTCTCCCGACTGGCCCACCATCGTTGCCCCAACGGGCATTACCATGCGCCGACCATCGCCGTGGCCGCCGAAACCCCGTTCTTCTGCGACGAATGCGGCGCACGCATCGACGCGCCGGGAGCGGAGATGCTCGCCTTCAACTCCACCGGCGCATGTCCGCGCTGCCAAGGCACCGGCCTGGTGCGCGATGTGGACGACACGACCTTGGTACCGGACGATTCGCTCACCATCGACGAGGGTGCGGTGCTGCCGTGGAAGATGTTCGGCTGGCGCGTGCAGAACGACATCGCCCGCGAATTCGGCGTACGCACCGACGTGCCGTTCCGCGACCTGACGGACAAGGAACGCGACATCGTGTTCAACGGGCCGGAGGAGAAGAAACATATCGTCGTCACATCGATGAAAGGCGTGCACGAACTCGACTTCACCTTCCGCAACGCGCGCCTGACCGTCACCAAGGAGCTGGAACGCGCATCCGACGAAAAGCGCCTCGCCCGAGTGATGCGCTTCGTCACCGAGCACACCTGCCCCGACTGCGACGGCACACGGCTGAGCGAGGCCGCCCGATGGCCGCTGATCGACGGCATCAACCTCGCCCAAGCCACCGCCATGATCTTGGAGGACGCGCTGGCCTGGGTGCGCGGTGTGCCCGCTGGGCTGCCGGACGAGATGCGGCCGATGGGACAGGCGCTGGCCGACACCTTCGAGGAGATGGGCCAACGACTGGTGCAGCTCGGCCTTGGATACTTGGGATTGGACCGTTCCGGCGAATCCCTCTCCACCGGCGAACGCCAGCGCGCCCAACTCGCCCGCGCCGTGCGCAACGAGACCACAGGCGTGCTCTATGTGCTCGACGAACCCTCCACCGGCCTGCATCCGGCGAATATGGAGGGATTAATCGGCGTGATGCGCGACCTGCTGGGCGACGGCAATTCGGTCGTGTTCGTCGACCACGACGTGAACGTGCTGCGCGCCGCCGATCATTTCATCGAAATGGGACCCGGCGCGGGCGTGGAAGGCGGGCGTGTCATCGCGCAAGGCTCGCCGGCGCAGATTGCCGCCGATCCGAACTCGCGCATCGCGGGATTCCTCGACGGGCGCGAACCTGCTCTCGTGCGCGAGCGGCGAGCGGCATCGGCGGCTGTGGTCGGCTCGGATGAGGAGGCCTCTTTCGGAGAGTCGGCTGTCCGTTCCAAACGTAAGTCCGGCAAGGAAGCGACGGATCATGGCGGCGATACGCGTTGGCTGCGCATGCGCACCGAAGCCATCCACACCGTGCGTCCGTTGGACGTGGCGATTCCGGTCGGGCGTCTCACCGCCGTCACCGGCGTCTCCGGATCGGGCAAAACCACGATGGTGCTCGAATCCTTGGTGCCCGCCTTGCAGGCCGCGGCCGAGGGGCGCGCGCTGCCGAAACATGTGGACGAGATCGACGCGGCCGGCATCGACACGGTGCGCATCGTGGACTCCACACCCATCGGCGTCAACGTGCGCTCCACCCTCGCCACCTACAGCGGCATCATGGATCTGCTGCGCCGCGCGTTCGCCGCCACCGACGAGGCGCGCGCCCGCGGGCTCGCGCTCGCCGACTTCTCCTACAACACCGGCTCGCTGCGCTGCCCGCAATGCGATGGCGCGGGCCGCGTCAACCTGGACGTGCAGTTCCTGCCGGATGTGACGATCGCCTGCCCCGCCTGTGAAGGCACGCGCTACCGCGACGAGGTGAACGGCATACGGCTTGCGGTGGGGGAGCGGTGCATGACGCTGCCGCAGATCCTCGCCATGAGCGTCGACGCGCTGCTGGACGTTTTTGAGGGCCGTGCGCCGCGGGCGGCGGATTCTGCGCAAGCGACCGCCGCAGGCTCACGAAAGAACGCGACCGCGCCCGCCGACAAGACGAACGCGCATGACGCCGCCGGAACAACGCCCGCCGACGCGACGCGCACCGACGCGACGCGCAAACGCATCGCCAAAGCGTTGCGCACCCTGCATGATCTGGGACTCGGCTACCTCACGCTCGGCGAGGACACGCCCTCATTGTCCGGCGGCGAGGCGCAGCGGCTCAAACTCTCCAACGAACTCGGCAAGAAACAGCGCACCTCGCTGTTCGTGCTCGACGAACCCACAGTCGGCCTGCATCCGTTGGACGTGCGCACGCTGATCGGCGTGCTGCAGCGGCTGCTCGACGGCGGCGCCACCATCGTGGTCATCGAACACGACCTCGACCTGATCGCCAACGCCGACCACGTCATCGACATGGGGCCGGGCGGCGGCGAACAAGGCGGCCGCATCGTTGCCACCGGCTCGCCCGAGCGGATCGCCGCCGTCGGCGAATCGCTGACGGGCCGCTATCTGCGGGCGTGCCTTGGCTAG
- a CDS encoding YhgE/Pip domain-containing protein — protein MRTIWNIIATDVRALCSRTASVLFIIALCVLPSAYSWYNIIACWDPYGNTGNLKVAVSSDDEGYDGELTPMIISIGDNIISSLRGNDDFDWQFVSTDDAIEGVKSGDYYAAIVIPESFSVDMMTMFSDDATHAALNYYVNEKENPLAPTITDSGASSVQTQINDTFETTVADTAFSLISSLSDYADKDSTRNAIASISDGMSSTAADLRQSGETLGTYADAVRSAKALIESSEDLLGSTGTALSEAKDAMNTAGDGSASLQDSLESASSAISTAIAGSAEGYQSAASSVETAYATIDESMADAAQLLRDQASAVDEQISAYQQMRDTLAGLSDLDDATLQSLLGRFDDAIARQQSLSDSLNSAADSVETRREDASANKDEVETLLQQATDSITALQNEYDDTAKSAIDSMSADLSSAIAKGLSASSNLDALDSLSGATGDMTTKLDEIEATISEAQAKLGTAATELEQHSQDIDDALSSGDADTLREVIGTDASVLASALVTPVSLDRHAIFASENFGSSMTPFYAVLAIWVGAFLSTSAIRMSLTEERMEELKRRRHGKPVPSPLLFLGRYGVFMLISLAQTLMACAGIIWFLKAQCEHPALLLLGGAATSILFSAITYTLVAIFGNIGKFFGVLLLILQLNGSSGSMPVELMPQWVQAAYPYLPITHAIRLFRSAMFGIYDNDYWKELGILLAVAALVLAVGVLFSAFGRKLSEGMERMMKGNALLAI, from the coding sequence ATGAGGACGATCTGGAACATCATCGCCACCGACGTGCGCGCCCTGTGCTCGCGCACCGCCAGCGTGCTGTTCATCATCGCGCTGTGCGTGCTGCCTTCGGCGTACAGCTGGTACAACATCATCGCCTGCTGGGATCCGTACGGCAACACCGGCAATCTCAAAGTGGCGGTGTCCAGCGACGACGAGGGCTACGACGGCGAACTGACGCCGATGATCATCTCCATCGGAGACAACATCATCTCCTCGCTGCGCGGCAACGACGATTTCGACTGGCAGTTCGTCAGCACGGACGACGCCATCGAAGGCGTGAAATCCGGCGACTACTACGCGGCGATCGTCATTCCCGAAAGCTTCAGCGTGGACATGATGACCATGTTCTCCGACGACGCCACCCACGCCGCGCTGAACTATTACGTCAACGAGAAGGAGAATCCGCTCGCGCCGACCATCACCGATTCGGGGGCGAGCAGCGTGCAGACGCAGATCAACGACACCTTCGAAACGACCGTCGCCGACACCGCTTTCTCCCTGATCTCGTCGCTGTCCGACTACGCCGACAAAGACAGCACACGCAACGCCATCGCCTCCATCAGCGACGGCATGTCGAGCACGGCCGCGGATCTTCGGCAAAGCGGCGAAACGCTGGGCACCTACGCCGATGCCGTGCGGTCCGCGAAGGCGCTGATCGAGTCGTCCGAGGATCTTCTTGGATCCACCGGCACGGCGTTGTCCGAGGCGAAGGACGCCATGAACACCGCGGGCGACGGGTCGGCCTCGCTGCAGGATTCGCTGGAATCGGCCAGTTCCGCGATCTCGACCGCCATCGCCGGCAGCGCGGAAGGCTATCAGTCGGCCGCAAGCAGCGTGGAGACGGCCTACGCGACCATCGATGAGAGCATGGCGGACGCCGCGCAGCTGTTGCGCGACCAGGCCAGCGCCGTCGACGAACAGATCAGCGCCTACCAGCAGATGCGCGACACGCTCGCCGGACTATCCGACTTGGACGACGCGACATTGCAATCGCTGCTGGGCAGGTTCGACGACGCCATCGCACGTCAGCAGTCGCTGAGCGATTCGCTGAACAGTGCGGCCGACAGCGTCGAGACGCGGCGAGAAGACGCGTCGGCCAACAAGGACGAGGTCGAAACCCTGCTCCAGCAGGCGACCGACAGCATCACCGCGCTGCAAAACGAATACGACGACACCGCCAAAAGCGCGATCGACTCGATGTCCGCTGACCTGTCGTCCGCCATCGCGAAAGGACTGTCCGCCTCGTCGAATCTCGACGCGCTCGACTCGCTGTCCGGCGCGACCGGCGACATGACCACGAAACTCGATGAGATCGAGGCCACGATCAGCGAGGCCCAAGCCAAGCTCGGCACCGCGGCCACCGAGCTCGAACAGCACAGCCAGGACATCGATGACGCCTTGTCCAGCGGAGACGCCGACACGCTGCGCGAGGTCATCGGCACGGATGCCAGCGTGCTCGCCAGCGCGTTGGTGACGCCGGTGTCTCTGGACCGGCACGCCATCTTCGCGTCCGAGAACTTCGGCTCGTCGATGACCCCGTTCTACGCGGTGCTCGCCATCTGGGTGGGCGCGTTCCTGTCGACCAGCGCGATACGCATGTCGCTCACCGAGGAACGTATGGAGGAGCTGAAGCGCCGACGCCATGGCAAGCCGGTTCCCTCGCCGCTGCTGTTCCTTGGCCGATACGGCGTGTTCATGCTGATCTCGCTGGCCCAGACGCTGATGGCGTGCGCGGGCATCATCTGGTTCCTCAAGGCCCAATGCGAGCATCCGGCGCTGCTGCTGCTCGGCGGGGCGGCGACCTCGATCCTGTTCTCCGCCATCACCTACACGTTGGTCGCCATTTTCGGCAATATCGGCAAGTTCTTTGGCGTGCTGCTGCTGATCCTGCAGCTCAACGGCAGCAGCGGTTCGATGCCCGTCGAGCTGATGCCGCAGTGGGTGCAGGCGGCGTATCCCTATCTGCCCATCACGCACGCCATCCGCCTGTTCCGTTCGGCGATGTTCGGCATCTACGACAACGACTACTGGAAGGAGCTCGGCATACTGCTCGCGGTCGCGGCGCTCGTGCTGGCGGTGGGCGTGCTGTTCAGCGCGTTCGGCAGGAAGCTCTCCGAAGGTATGGAACGCATGATGAAAGGCAACGCGCTGTTGGCCATCTAG
- a CDS encoding type II toxin-antitoxin system TacA family antitoxin, with product MTSVTTDTVRSSRLAMRMTPEQRSTIDKAALLKGTTITQWALDHLIDDARRDIEEETAVRLSAKAFDEFKEALERPMPKAMRELLRRDPEWL from the coding sequence ATGACTTCAGTGACAACGGATACGGTGCGCTCGTCGCGCTTGGCTATGAGGATGACTCCCGAACAGCGGTCGACCATCGACAAAGCGGCATTACTCAAGGGGACGACCATCACTCAATGGGCTTTGGACCATTTGATCGATGACGCCCGACGTGATATCGAAGAGGAGACTGCCGTTCGTTTGTCGGCCAAGGCGTTCGATGAATTCAAAGAAGCGTTGGAGAGGCCTATGCCGAAGGCTATGCGGGAGTTGTTGAGGCGAGATCCGGAATGGCTGTGA
- a CDS encoding alpha/beta hydrolase — translation MAEEYYIAPLSDAVERTHVAYPNRYGYTLAGDLYVAKDADRSAKLPAIIVGAPYGGVKEQGPCVYANELAQRGFVVLTFDPCHMGESSGEPRHVSSPDLFTENFSAGVDYLGLQDFVDRERIGVIGICGSGGFALSAAQMDPRIKAVATASMYDMTAAARLGLDAQAIAERKEQLARQRWVDAENGYPEYNPYFPDQPLDEVPAELEEPTAEWFRFYALKRGFHPRARGGFTTTSDMAFLNFRLLDFIDEISPRPIMFIVGDRAHSRFFSENAFAAAKEPKRMVVVDDAEHIDLYDRTDRIPFDQIEEFFSTNLK, via the coding sequence ATGGCTGAAGAGTATTACATCGCACCGTTGAGCGACGCCGTGGAGCGCACGCATGTCGCCTATCCCAACCGTTATGGATACACGCTCGCCGGCGACCTGTACGTCGCCAAGGACGCCGACCGCTCCGCCAAACTGCCGGCGATCATCGTCGGCGCGCCCTACGGCGGCGTCAAGGAGCAGGGGCCTTGCGTCTACGCGAACGAGCTTGCCCAGCGCGGCTTCGTGGTACTCACCTTCGACCCCTGCCATATGGGCGAGTCCTCGGGCGAGCCGCGCCACGTCTCGTCTCCCGATCTGTTCACCGAGAACTTCAGCGCCGGCGTCGACTATCTGGGATTGCAGGACTTCGTGGACCGCGAGCGCATCGGCGTGATCGGCATCTGCGGTTCGGGCGGCTTCGCCCTGTCCGCCGCGCAGATGGACCCGCGCATCAAGGCCGTCGCCACCGCCTCCATGTATGACATGACCGCCGCCGCGCGTTTGGGATTGGACGCGCAGGCCATCGCCGAACGCAAGGAGCAGCTGGCCCGTCAGCGTTGGGTGGACGCCGAAAACGGCTATCCCGAATACAATCCCTACTTCCCCGACCAGCCGCTTGACGAGGTGCCGGCCGAACTGGAGGAGCCCACCGCCGAATGGTTCCGCTTCTACGCGTTGAAGCGCGGCTTCCACCCGCGTGCGCGTGGCGGCTTCACCACCACCAGCGACATGGCGTTCCTCAACTTCCGTCTGCTCGACTTCATCGACGAGATCTCGCCGCGTCCGATCATGTTCATCGTCGGCGACCGCGCCCACTCCCGCTTCTTCAGCGAGAACGCCTTCGCCGCCGCCAAGGAGCCGAAGCGCATGGTCGTGGTCGACGACGCCGAACACATCGACCTGTACGACCGCACCGATCGCATCCCCTTCGACCAGATCGAGGAGTTCTTCTCCACCAATCTCAAGTGA